In one window of Brassica rapa cultivar Chiifu-401-42 unplaced genomic scaffold, CAAS_Brap_v3.01 Scaffold0899, whole genome shotgun sequence DNA:
- the LOC117131307 gene encoding uncharacterized protein LOC117131307 has translation MNVLETINVVAYLDKILVCNVYFDLHLDRLKSVLLVLGNDILIFDLNKYLSCIFDPGLSVFVLSIQERQVQPLNESTGRAQQPQIWRSFVVQTGNLGASDKGSVQEGYLNSLKVFCLESNFTRKPTHQGFTEAWNRMKSFTYEEVMNFPNQRFFSPSIREYQISKGYSCPIKKRPEPKPIIGFQMDLPASQKDRNQKEWPWDLEVMIHPPKPARPKTALPPSFSQQTRENPTKEAAKCSPHEKQLELMILHDPNVFPQSTSCPKQKHSKDHELISSTLHENVLKPRISKRKHILTWLKNVLLKPFHELISLSCALKEIWCRKEHELKFLRPKNSFDFVHDDNFSNLALSLSFHNSFSHWPDFEIDKSIFGNQLTCLMLAHVLDDYPKCLNPVFGVLRIEKPFDYSFTRFDVVSLVALNKQDKHDQFLRRASTNGRQSTWNSLMKMTSKLQGSFCPYFSFLEFSMNFNSFVSNSSFFDIGTLDLRTNPFEEGGNDTPRSTDQYMEPNQPGDQNVLNISTEVHVFDRTGQTDRAVYWTVPHTSGKELWLEPWPDDRSDHTGACLSRPTSHLKTYGRARIHFGRAGRGDTYFELDELSELSDTTLELDELSELNDTSLELNELSNTEDGAGSAAGRNGPFQPKEKFIKSSLWDCFFPNPTSPFLSPFKAHSHKVYQEGVSKEVLVVHGKKNSTKIINFGL, from the exons ATGAACGTTTTGGAAACGATTAAtgttgttgcatatcttgataaGATTCTTGTCTGTAATGTCTACTTCGATTTGCATCTTGACAGGCTGAAAAGTGTGCTACTTGTTCTTGGAaatgatatcttaatttttgatttgaacaagTATCTCTCTTGCAtatttgatcctggtctttcagtgtttgttttgagtatccaggaaagacaggttcagccCCTGAATGAAAGCACTGGCCGTGCCCAACaacctcagatttggagaagctttgttgttcaaaccGGCAACCTTGGTGCCAGCGACAAAGGTTCAGTCCAAGAGGGATATCTCAACAGTCTGAaagtcttttgtcttgaatccaattttactcgaaagccaactcatcaaggattcactgaggcttggaatcgcatgaaaagcttcacgtatgaagaagttatgaattttccaaaccagaggttcttcagtccgtctatccgcgagtaccagatttctaaaggatATTCATGCCCCATAAAGAAgcggcctgagccaaaaccgatcataGGGTTCCAGATGGATCTCCCAGCTTCTCAGAAAGACCGAAATCAGAAGGAATGGCCATGGGATCTTGAAGTTATGATCCATCCACCAAAACCGGCCAGACCAAAGACAGCACTGCCTCCTTCATTCAGCCAACAAACCAGAG AAAACCCAACAAAAGAGGCAGCAAAGTGTTCACCACATGAAAAACAATTGGAGCTGATGATCCTCCATGACCCAAATGTGTTTCCTCAGTCAACTTCCTGTCCAAAACAAAAGCACTCtaaggatcatgagttgatttcctctactcttcatgaaaatgttttgaaaccgagaatttcaaagagaaaacatattcttacttggttgaaaaacgttttgctcaaaccttttcatgaattgatttcattgagctgtgctttgaaagagatttggtgtaggaaagagcatgaactaaaatttcttaggccaaagaattcttttgatttcgttcatgatgataatttttcaaatttggcattgtctctttctttccataacagtttctcacattggcctgattttgagattgataaatcaatttttggcaaccagcttacttgcttaatgcttgcccacgtccttgatgattatcctaagtgCTTGAATCCTGTTTTTGGtgtcttaaggatagagaaaccctttgattattcctttaccagatttgatgtggtttctctagttgctttgaataaacaggataagcatgatcagtttctaaggagagcaagcaccaatggacgccaaagtacttggaattccttgatgaaaatgacttcaaaactccaaggaagtttctgtccatatttttcattccttgaattttccatgaattttaattcctttgtatctaATTCATCGTTTTTTGATATAGGtactttggatttgaggacaaatccttttgaagaaggagggaatgatacaccgcggtccacggatcagtacatggagccgaaccagcctggagatcagaacgttctgaacatttcaaccgaggttcacgTTTTTGACCGTACCGGACAGACTGACCGTGCAGTGTACTGGACAGTCCCGCATACGTCCGGaaaggagctttggctggaaccatggccagatgaccgatctgaccatactggggcttgtctttcccgtccaacttcacatttgaagacatatggtcgagctagaatccactttggacgagctggacgaggTGACACTTACTTTGAGctagatgagctgagtgagctaagtgacactactctggagctggatgagctgagtgagctaaatgacactagcttggagctgaatgagctaagtaacactgaagatggagctggttcagctgctgggcgaaatgggccttttcagcccaaagaaaaGTTCATCAAAAGTTCACTATGGGATTGTTTCTTTCCAAATCCGACCAGTCCTTTCCTCAGTCCATTTAAAGCACATTCTCATAAAGTATACCAAGAGGGAGTCAGCAAGGAAGTCTTGGTCGTGCATGGGAAAAAGaattcaacaaaaatcattaatttcggtctttag